DNA from Mycobacterium bourgelatii:
CGGAGGAAGCCGGCTACATCACCGGTCAGATATTGGGCGTCAACGGCGGCCGCAACACCTGAGCTCAAGGAGACAACGTGAAGGTATGGGTTGATCCCGAACGCTGCCAAGGCCACACGCTGTGCGCGATGATTGCTCCAGAATCATTCCAGCTCAGCGACATTGACGGCAGTTCCTCGGCGGTCAGTGAGGTGGTTCCGGCCGACCAGCAGGACCTGGTCCGCGAAGCCGCGCACTCCTGTCCGGAGCAGGCCATCCTCGTGACAGACGAAACGTAAAGGGGGCGAGCCGCTTTGAGTGTGGACGACATCGTGAGTGACAGCGACAGCGATCGCAAGAAGAACCGGTATCACTTCGATCGGCACGCCGCCGACTACCGGGAGAAGTTCGAGAGCATCACCGAGGAGATGCACGCCAAGTGCCCGATGGCGTGGACCGACACCTACGGCGGGCACTGGGTCGCGGCCGGAAGCACCGAGGTGTTCGAGCTGGCACGGTGCCCGGCGGTCTCCAATGATCACGACATCCACGGCGAACGACGCGGCTACAAGGGCATTTCCATCCCGACGGCCAGCCGGGTGAGCGTAGTACGGGGCGGCATCCTGGAAATGGATGACCCGGAGCACCGCACCTACCGGACGGTGCTGAACCCGTACCTGTCCCCTGCCGCGGTCAAGCGCTGGGAACCGTTCATCGACGACGTGACCCGCGCCTGTCTGGACGAGAAGATCGAGACGGGCCACATCGACTTCGTCGACGATCTGGCCAATATCGTGCCCGCCGTGCTGACGCTGGCGATGCTGGGCATCCCGCTGAAGAAGTGGAACCTATACAGCGAGCCGGTCCATGCCGCCGTATACACCCCGGAGCACTCCCCCGACATCGAGCGGGTCACCGCGATGCACCGGGAGATGGGCCTCGACATGGTCAACAACATGCTGGAGATTCGCGAGAATCCGCGTCCCGGCATCGTGAATGGGCTGCTGCAGATGCGGATCGACGGCGAACCGGCTCCGGACCTCGAGATTCTGGGCAATCTCGGCTTGGTCATCGGCGGCGGGTTCGACACCACGACGGCGTTGACCGCGCATTCGCTGGAATGGCTTTCGGAGAATCCCGAGCAACGAGAGCGCCTGCGGGACAACCTGGACACTCTGCTCGACCCGGCGACCGAGGAGTTCTTGCGCTTCTTCACCCCGGCGCCCGGCGACGGCAGAACCTTCTCCGACGATGTCGAAGTCAATGGTTATCGGTTCAAAGAGGGTGAGCGGCTGTGGATTTCGTGGGCCATGGCCAATCGCGACCCGTCGGTGTTCCCCGAACCGAACGCGATCGTCCTTGATCGTAAGGGCAACCGGCACTTCAGCTTTGGTATCGGCGTGCATCGGTGCATCGGATCGAACGTGGCGCGCACCGTGTTCAAGTCCATGCTGACCGCGGTGCTCGACCGGATGCCCGACTACCACTGCGATCCCGACGGCGCCGTGCACTACGAGAGCATCGGTGTCATTCAGGGCATGCGCAAGCTGCCGGCCACCTTCACGCCCGGCCGCCGGGTCGGTGCAGGTCTCGACGAAACCCTGGACAAGTTGCAACGCATTTGCGATGAACAAGAGCTCGCCAGGCCCGTCACGGAGCGCAAGGAAGCCGCGGTCATCGACTAGTGGCAATCGCAAGGGCGGCCGTGGCGATCGCAAGCGCGGCGAAGCCGGGCGCAGCGGGTCGCCACAATGGGGCGAAGCCGGCCGCAGCGGGTCGCCACCATCGGACCAGTGGCGATCGCAAGCGCGGCGGAGCCGGGCGCAGCGGGTCGCCACCATCGGACTGGCCCACCTCGCCGCGACGTCGCGGCGCCCCCCGATAGCGGGCCCATTGACGTGCACGAATTTCCAGATTAGGCCTGTGCAGTGTGGTCGCGCTCTATATTGAGTCCGAGCGCGTGTGCTAGAGATGGGAGACGCGTCGGTGAAGACTTTCGCAGCAAGCATTGCGCTTGCCATGGCCGCGCTGACTATTACACCGGCCGCCCACGCGGACATGCAGGTTGGCAACTATCTGGCGAATACGGACCGGGATCGCGGCCACAGCTGGATCTGGGCGATTAGGCCGTGCCCGTCTCGCGCATCGGGATGCCTGACCATCCAGGCGGTACCGCAACCCAATGGGCAAGCGGCGCCCTACAAAGGAGACGCGTGGTTGTCCAATGGCCGCTACACCATGACCGTCGACGTGCCAGATGGTGTGCGCTGCGTGGTCCAGTTTTTTCCCTCGCATGACGTCTATTCGTGGGATGCGGTCACATTGAGTGGCGAATTGGTCACCACATACGACACCGGCTGTGGCGGCGGACCCGGGGGCACAGACACTTATCCCTTCACGCTTGTGCGATGGTAGCCGCGAACGCCTTTGTCTTCGGGAACGATTCCCGCACTGAACCCAGGTGGACGTGCGCGCCTGCTTGGCCGCTTCATCGAGGCGCGTGCCCACTCAATTGATATCGGAGTTCTGTCGATGATGATGACGACGCGCGGGAAGCGCAGTGGTTAAGGCGAAGCCACCGTCCCAAGATTCGGCGATATCGCAAGCCGAGGCAATGGCGTTGCTCGAGGAAGCCGAGGCAGAAGCCGCCGAAGCCGAAGCGTTGGCCGCCGCCGCTCGCGCGCGGGCCCGTGTCGCCCGGCTACGGCGCGAGGCGCAGGAGAAGTCCGAAGCCGCCGAGGCCGAGTCGGCGGAGTCCACCCAGGTCGGGGACACCGAGGCCGAGGCTAAATCCGAATCCGCCGAGATCACTGAGGTCGAGACCGCCGACCCACAAGGCCCCGACGTCGAAGAGTCCGATCCCGAGACCGATGAAGAGACCGTCGAAGCTGCGGTACCGGAATCGCGGCGCCGGAGGCGGATTAGGGCCGCAAGCCGGTTGCCGTCACTGTCAGCGACTTTCAAAGTGGTCGCGATCATCCTCATCTGCGCATTTGCTGGCGCTAGCGGATACATGGTGTGGGAAGACCACAACGCCGCCGAGCGGCGGCAGCGCGCCGCGAACTTCATCGCCGGGGCCAAGCAGGGCGTGATTAACATGGCGTCCTTGGACTTCCACAGGGCCAAGGAGGACGTCCAGCGGCTGCTTGACAGCTCCACCGGCCAGTTCCGGGACGAATTCCAGCAGCGTGCAAAGGATTTCGTGACGGTTGTCGAGGAGTCCCAAGTAATAACGCAGGGAACGATCAACGCGGCGGCCGTCGAATCGATGGATGAGCATTCCGCATCGGTGTTGGTCTCGGCGACCTCGACGATCACCAATGCCGATGGCGCAAAGGACGAACCACGCGTGTGGCGGCTGCGGGTAACCGTGACCGAAGAAGGCGGACAGTACAAGATGTCGAAATTGGAGTTCGTGCCGTGACCGATCAAACCCGCGACCTCCAAACCACCGAAATCATCGATACCGAAGAGGCCATCGACGACGATCAGGACTACTCCCCCATGCAAACCGAACGCGAGCCGGGTACCTGGTCACGCACGCTGGGGAAGGTGAAAGTCGTTCCTGCGACCCTGATACTCCTGCTGGTGATATCCGTCGGTGTGGCGACGTGGGTGTACGTCGAGCGCTATCAGCCGAACCGACGGACCGATCCCGGCGTCGCCCGGGCGGTTGCCAGCGCGGCCTCCGAGGGAACGGTTGCGCTGCTCTCGTATTCACCCGAGTCGCTCGACAAGGACTTCGCCACCGCCAGGGCACACCTGTCCGGGAATTTCCTGTCGTACTACAACCAATTCACCGAGCAGATCGTGGCTCCCGCGGCCAAACAGAAGGCGCTGAAAACCACCGCCCACGTTGTCGGGACCGCGGTGTCGGAGTTACACCCGGACTCGGCCGTCGTCCTGGTTTACGTCAACCAGATCACCACAAGCAAAGACAATCCGGATCCCTCCGTGTCGTCCAGCAGTGTCCTGGTGAGCTTGAGCCGGATTGACGGCGACTGGCTGATCACCAAGTTCGACCCGGTTTAGGACACACCGACTCTTCGCGAGCAGACGCAAACTTGTATGAAAATCGGGGTTTTCGTACAAGTTTGCGTCTGCTCGCCGGGGGCAAATTTAGCCGCGTGGCAGCCCGAGCACCCGCTGGGCGATGATGTTGCGCTGGATCTCCGACGTACCGCCGGCGATGGTGCCCGAGAAGCTGCGGGCGTACCGTTCGAACCAACTAGCGAAATAGTGGTCGAGATTCATCGGCGCGTACGGGCCGGTCAACGCGGGGTGCACCAAACCATCGGGCCCAGCAGCCTCTAACGCGTGTTGGCTGATACGCAATTCCGCCTCGGAGCCAAGCAATTTCAACACCGAGATCGCGGCGGTATCGTCCTCACCGCGAGCGGCACGAGCCAGCGCCACCGACCCCAACAACCGCAACGCCTGCTTGTCCATGATCGTGCTGGCGTATTGGTCACGGTCCAACGCAGTAACGGGATGGAAGTCGGTGAGCATGTTGTCCATCCGGTCGGCGAAGCCCAACCACATCATCGTGCGTTCGTGCCCAAGGGACCCGTTGGCCACCCGCCATCCCTCGTTGAGGGGGCCGACCAGGTTCTCCACGGGCACCCGAACATCGGTGAAGAACACCTCGTTGAAATCCAGGTCGTCGATGTCGCATATCGACGGAAAGGGCCGGCGCACCAACCCTTCGGTATCGGTCGGTATCACCAACGCGCTGATGCCCTTGTGTTTCGGCGCATCGGGATCGGTGCGAACAAAGGTCAACAACACATCGGCGTCGTGGGCTCCCGACGTCCACACCTTCTGCCCGTTGACCACAAAGTGATCGCCGTCCCGCACCGCGCGGGTGCGCAACGATGCCAGATCCGAACCCGCACTCGGTTCGCTCATGCCCAGCGAGGCCGTGATCTCGGCTCGCAGGATCGGCACCGCCCAACGACGCTTCTGCTCATCGCTGCCGAACGACAACAACGACGCCGCAACGATATTCACGCCCTGAGGATTCAGACTGTGGTAGATCCGGCGCCGGCACAGTTCCTCGAGGTAGACGTATTGCTGCAGCACCGTCGCGTTGCGCCCGCCGAACTCCGGCGGCTGGCTGGGCAGCAACCAGCCGTTGTCGAAGAGCAGGCGCTGCCAGCGGCGCGCCCACTGCGGCATGTGCGACACCGAGCGCGGGCGCTCCAGCGTTTCGCTTGCGGGAGGGAGGTTTTCGTCGAGAAAGGCCGAGAACTCCGCCCGGAACTCCTCGACGTCGGAATCAAAAGTCAGCTGCACGGTACTCCTCGGCAATCAGTGCCCGATGTTCCGCCGCGCCGCCGAGCATCAGTTCGCCCGCCTTGGCCCGCTTCAGCGCAAACTGCAGGTCGTTCTCCCACGTGAAGCCCATTGCGCCGTGCAGTTGCAGGCCATGTCGAAAGACCAGGGACTGACATTCACCGGCCGATGCTTTGGCCATGGCGGCGGCCAACCGCCGACGCGGATCATCGGCGGCGATCGTCAACGCGGCGAAATAGGCCAGAGCCCGGGCACGCTGCACGGCGACGTGCATGTCGGCGGCCTTGTGCTGAACCGCCTGGAACGAGCCGATCGGTACCCCGAACTGGTGACGGCTGCGCACGTGCTCGAGCACCAGATCGAGGATGCGCTGGCAGGCGCCGACCATCGTGAGGGCCATGCCGGTCAACGCGACGTGACGAGCGCGCTCGGCGTCGACGTGCACCCGGGCGGTGTCGGGAACCCGGACCTGAGCGAACGTCAGGTCAGCCACGTGCAACACCGGGTCGAATACCGCCTCGCGCCGGGCCGAGACCTGACCGGCCTCGGTGATGAACACGCCCGCCTCCGTCACCACTGCCAACCGGTCCACCCGGTCGCCGTCCAGCACATGGCGCGCCGTCCCATCCAGCACCCAGCCGTCGGCGTCTCGGCGCGCCGTCACCCCGGAGTACACGGCGGTGCCCGACTGGTGCGGGTCAAACTGCGGTCCGGCCAACGGCGCGAATTGGCTCATCGTCGCCAGAAACGGAGTGGGATCGGTGGCGTGGCCCAGCTCTTCGAGCACGATCGCCAGTTCGACCGCGCTCTCGGGTTCGTTCAGCTCGGTCCAGCCGAGGTCCAGATAGACCTTCCACAGCGGGCTGGTGTCGACGCCTTTTTCGGCCACGCTACGCACCAGGGAGGGCGGACATTGCTTCGTGACGACGTCGCGCACCGTGTCCTGCCACAGGCGCTGATCCGCATCGAACTCCAACAGCATCGTCGGCCGCCTCCTGTCCTCACCGCGCTGTGAGAATAGCATTCTCTCTAGTGGAAGTAGTAATCTCCCAATCTGGCTATGAGGTTTGAGGTGCATACCGATCACGGTGGAAGGGACCACGTTGGACGCCGCAACCACCCTGAGTGAGATCGAAGCGATCAAACAGCTCAAGGCCCGATATTGCCGCTTCCTGGACACCAAACGATGGGATGAGTGGCGTGAACTGTTCACCGATGATTTCGTCAGCGACACCACGCAGTCGGGCGGCAAGCGCATCGCCGGCGCCGACGAGTTCGTTGCTTTCGTCCGCAACATATTCGGCAAGCCGTCACGACCGACGGTGCATCAGGTGCACGCCCCAGAAATCGAACTGACGTCGGCCACCACCGCGACCGGGGTGTGGGCGCTCGAGGATGTGGTCCGTCTGGCCCCGGGCGTCAACCTCAACGGGCGCGGTCACTATCACGAGACCTACGAGAAAGTCGACAGCCAATGGCGGATCAAGTCCTCCACGTTGACCCGCCTCCGTGAGGACGTGTTCAACCCGCTGTTCTCGGTACGCATCTCGCCCCGGTTGCGTGACGCCGGTTCCGCGCTGGCCCGCAGGTTCGACAAATGAACCACCCCGAAACCGTCCTTGTCACCGGCGCTTTCGGTCAACTCGGCAAGCGCTGCGCCGAAATCCTGCTGCGCCGCGGCCGCACCGTGATCGCGATGGACCTGGCCAACGACAAGACGGCCCCCGCCGTCGACGCACTCTCCAAAGTCGCCGACCCCGGCAAGCTGATCGTCGAACACACCGACCTCACCGATGCCGACGCCGTCGCCGCCGTCATCGATCGCCACCAGCCCGGCGCAATAGTCCATCTGGCGGCGGTCGTGGCGCCACTGTCGTATCGCAATCCGGGCCTGGCTCGCAGGGTCAACGTGGACGGCACCAGAAACCTCATTACCGCGGCCCAAAACCTCAGCACGCCACCGCTGTTCGTGTTCGCCTCCAGCGCGGCGGTGTACGGCTCGCGCAACCCGCACCGACTACCCGAACTCATCACCGCCGACACGCCGGTCAACCCGATCGACCAATACGGCGAGGACAAGGTCTTGGCCGAGGCCGTCATCACCAAGAGCAACCTCCCCCACGCGATCCTGCGTCTGGCGGCGATCGTCTCCCCGGATGGAGCCGCCAACTTCGACGGCGACTACCTGGTATTGGTGCGCTCCACCCCGGTGGACAACCGCATGCACGCGATCGACGCTCGGGATGCGTCGCTGGCCTTCGCCAACGCGGTAGACCGCCGCGACACCATCGACGGCAAGGTCCTG
Protein-coding regions in this window:
- a CDS encoding nuclear transport factor 2 family protein, with protein sequence MEGTTLDAATTLSEIEAIKQLKARYCRFLDTKRWDEWRELFTDDFVSDTTQSGGKRIAGADEFVAFVRNIFGKPSRPTVHQVHAPEIELTSATTATGVWALEDVVRLAPGVNLNGRGHYHETYEKVDSQWRIKSSTLTRLREDVFNPLFSVRISPRLRDAGSALARRFDK
- a CDS encoding acyl-CoA dehydrogenase family protein, whose amino-acid sequence is MQLTFDSDVEEFRAEFSAFLDENLPPASETLERPRSVSHMPQWARRWQRLLFDNGWLLPSQPPEFGGRNATVLQQYVYLEELCRRRIYHSLNPQGVNIVAASLLSFGSDEQKRRWAVPILRAEITASLGMSEPSAGSDLASLRTRAVRDGDHFVVNGQKVWTSGAHDADVLLTFVRTDPDAPKHKGISALVIPTDTEGLVRRPFPSICDIDDLDFNEVFFTDVRVPVENLVGPLNEGWRVANGSLGHERTMMWLGFADRMDNMLTDFHPVTALDRDQYASTIMDKQALRLLGSVALARAARGEDDTAAISVLKLLGSEAELRISQHALEAAGPDGLVHPALTGPYAPMNLDHYFASWFERYARSFSGTIAGGTSEIQRNIIAQRVLGLPRG
- a CDS encoding NAD-dependent epimerase/dehydratase family protein — protein: MNHPETVLVTGAFGQLGKRCAEILLRRGRTVIAMDLANDKTAPAVDALSKVADPGKLIVEHTDLTDADAVAAVIDRHQPGAIVHLAAVVAPLSYRNPGLARRVNVDGTRNLITAAQNLSTPPLFVFASSAAVYGSRNPHRLPELITADTPVNPIDQYGEDKVLAEAVITKSNLPHAILRLAAIVSPDGAANFDGDYLVLVRSTPVDNRMHAIDARDASLAFANAVDRRDTIDGKVLMIAGDEKCAKLMGDLQDDMMEAVGLGRLGPSIGFPANPDDDRGWGFTGWFDTAESQALLEFQEHDWSETVAWIAESMGRLRFLLKALSPALRPLARAYFGFQNRRDHRGPYADPWTMIKQKYGPEALASNG
- a CDS encoding cytochrome P450 produces the protein MSVDDIVSDSDSDRKKNRYHFDRHAADYREKFESITEEMHAKCPMAWTDTYGGHWVAAGSTEVFELARCPAVSNDHDIHGERRGYKGISIPTASRVSVVRGGILEMDDPEHRTYRTVLNPYLSPAAVKRWEPFIDDVTRACLDEKIETGHIDFVDDLANIVPAVLTLAMLGIPLKKWNLYSEPVHAAVYTPEHSPDIERVTAMHREMGLDMVNNMLEIRENPRPGIVNGLLQMRIDGEPAPDLEILGNLGLVIGGGFDTTTALTAHSLEWLSENPEQRERLRDNLDTLLDPATEEFLRFFTPAPGDGRTFSDDVEVNGYRFKEGERLWISWAMANRDPSVFPEPNAIVLDRKGNRHFSFGIGVHRCIGSNVARTVFKSMLTAVLDRMPDYHCDPDGAVHYESIGVIQGMRKLPATFTPGRRVGAGLDETLDKLQRICDEQELARPVTERKEAAVID
- a CDS encoding ferredoxin, which codes for MKVWVDPERCQGHTLCAMIAPESFQLSDIDGSSSAVSEVVPADQQDLVREAAHSCPEQAILVTDET
- a CDS encoding acyl-CoA dehydrogenase family protein, which translates into the protein MLLEFDADQRLWQDTVRDVVTKQCPPSLVRSVAEKGVDTSPLWKVYLDLGWTELNEPESAVELAIVLEELGHATDPTPFLATMSQFAPLAGPQFDPHQSGTAVYSGVTARRDADGWVLDGTARHVLDGDRVDRLAVVTEAGVFITEAGQVSARREAVFDPVLHVADLTFAQVRVPDTARVHVDAERARHVALTGMALTMVGACQRILDLVLEHVRSRHQFGVPIGSFQAVQHKAADMHVAVQRARALAYFAALTIAADDPRRRLAAAMAKASAGECQSLVFRHGLQLHGAMGFTWENDLQFALKRAKAGELMLGGAAEHRALIAEEYRAADF